A stretch of the Elephas maximus indicus isolate mEleMax1 chromosome 3, mEleMax1 primary haplotype, whole genome shotgun sequence genome encodes the following:
- the CSDE1 gene encoding cold shock domain-containing protein E1 isoform X3, translating into MENVFTVSSDPHPPPAVPPSLSLPLSSSSTSSGTKKQKRTPAYQRSMSFDPNLLHNNGHNGYPNGTSAALRETGVIEKLLTSYGFIQCSERQARLFFHCSQYNGNLQDLKVGDDVEFEVSSDRRTGKPIAVKLVKIKPEILPEERMNGQVVCAVPHNLESKSPAAPGQSPTGSVCYERNGEVFYLTYTPEDVEGNVQLETGDKINFVIDNNKHTGAVSARNIMLLKKKQTRCQGVVCAMKEAFGFIERGDVVKEIFFHYSEFKGDLEFLQPGDDVEFTIKDRNGKEVATDVRLLPQGTVIFEDISIEHFEGTVTKVIPKVPSKNQNDPLPGRIKVDFVIPKELPFGDKDTKSKVTLLEGDHVRFNISTDRRDKLERATNIEVLSNTFQFTNEAREMGVIAAMRDGFGFIKCVDRDARMFFHFSEILDGNQLHIADEVEFTVVPDMLSAQRNHAIRIKKLPKGTVSFHSHPDHRFLGTVEKEATFSNPKTTSPNKGKEKEAEDGIIAYDDCGVKLTIAFQAKDVEGSAPPQIGDKVEFSISDKQRPGQQMAACVRLIVRNSSSKRFLGYVAALKDNFGFIETANHDKEIFFHYSEFSGDVDSLELGDMVEYSLSKGKGNKISAEKVNKTHSVNGITEEADPTIYSGKVIRPLRSVDPTQTEYQGMIEIVEEGDMKGEVYPFGIVGMANKGDCLQKGESVKFQLCVLGQNAQTMAYNITPLRRATVECVKDQFGFINYEVGDSKKLFFHVKEVQDGVELQAGDEVEFSVILNQRTGKCSACNVWRVCEGPKTVAAPRPDRLVNRLKNITLDDASAPRLMVLRQPRGPDNSMGFGAERKIRQAGVID; encoded by the exons ATGGAGAACGTTTTTACTGTGTCATCAGATCCTCATCCCCCTCCTGCAGTCCCTCCTTCACTTTCTTTACCTTTATCTTCATCTTCTACCTCATCTGGGACTAAAAAACAAAAGAGGACCCCTGCATATCAGAGATCT aTGAGCTTTGATCCAAACCTTCTCCACAACAATGGACACAATGGGTACCCCAATGGTACTTCAGCAGCACTGCGTGAAACTGGGGTTATTGAAAAACTGCTAACCTCTTACGGATTTATTCAGTGTTCAGAACGTCAAGCTAGACTTTTCTTCCACTGTTCACAGTATAATGGCAACCTGCAGGACTTAAAAGTAGGAG ATGATGTTGAATTTGAAGTATCCTCTGACCGGCGGACtgggaaacccattgctgttaaacTGGTGAAGATAAAACCAGAAATCCTCCCTGAAGAACGAATGAATGGACAA GTTGTGTGCGCTGTTCCTCACAACTTAGAGAGTAAATCTCCAGCTGCCCCGGGTCAGAGTCCAACAGGGAGTGTATGCTACGAACGTAATGGG GAAGTGTTTTATCTGACTTATACCCCTGAAGATGTTGAAGGGAATGTTCAGCTGGAGACCggagataaaataaactttgtaATTGATAACAATAAACA tacTGGTGCTGTAAGTGCTCGTAAtattatgctgttgaaaaagaaGCAAACTCGCTGTCAGGGAGTAGTTTGTGCCATGAAG gaGGCGTTTGGCTTTATTGAAAGAGGTGATGTTGTAAAAGAGATATTCTTTCACTATAGTGAATTTAAGGGTGACCTAGAATTCTTACAGCCTGGAGATGATGTGGAGTTCACAATCAAGGACAGAAAT GGTAAAGAAGTTGCAACAGATGTCAGACTATTGCCTCAAGGAACAGTCATTTTTGAAGATATCAGCATTGAACATTTTGAAGGAACTGTAACCAAAGTTATCCCAAAAGTACCCAGTAAAAACCAG AATGACCCATTGCCAGGACGCATCAAAGTTGATTTTGTGATTCCTAAAGAACTTCCCTTTGGAGACAAAGATACAAAATCCAAGGTGACCCTTCTGGAAGGTGACCATGTTAGGTTTAATATTTCAACAGACCGACGTGATAAATTAGAGCGAGCAACCAATATAGAAGTTCTATCAAatacatttcagttcactaatgaagCCAGAGAAATG GGTGTGATTGCTGCCATGAGAGATGGTTTTGGTTTCATCAAGTGTGTGGATCGTGATGCtcgtatgttcttccacttcagtgaaattttggATGGGAACCAGCTCCATATTGCAGATGAAGTAGAGTTTACTGTAGTTCCT GATATGCTCTCTGCCCAAAGAAATCATGCTATTAGGATTAAAAAACTTCCCAAGGGCACGGTTTCGTTTCATTCCCATCCAGATCATCGTTTTCTGGGCACTGTAGAAAAAGAAGCCACTTTTTCCAATCCCAAAACCACTAGCCCAAATAAAGGCAAAGAGAAG GAGGCTGAGGATGGCATTATTGCCTATGATGATTGTGGGGTGAAACTGACTATTGCTTTTCAAGCCAAGGATGTGGAAGGATCTGCTCCTCCTCAAATAGGAGATAAG GTTGAATTTAGTATTAGTGACAAACAGAGGCCCGGTCAGCAGATGGCTGCTTGTGTGCGACTTATAGTTCGTAATTCCAGCTCCAAGAGGTTCTTGGGTTATGTGGCAGCGCTGAAGGATAATTTTGGATTTATTGAAACAGCTAATCATGATAAGGAAATCTTCTTCCATTACAG TGAGTTCTCTGGTGATGTCGATAGCCTGGAATTGGGGGACATGGTTGAGTATAGCTTGTCCAAAGGCAAGGGCAACAAAATCAGTGCAGaaaaagtgaataaaacacaCTCAG TGAATGGTATTACTGAAGAAGCTGATCCCACTATCTACTCTGGTAAAGTCATTCGCCCCCTGAGGAGTGTTGATCCAACACAGACTGAGTACCAAGGAATGATTGAGATTGTGGAAGAGG GGGATATGAAAGGTGAGGTATATCCATTTGGCATAGTTGGGATGGCCAACAAAGGGGATTGCCTGCAGAAAGGGGAGAGTGTCAAGTTCCAGTTGTGTGTCCTGGGCCAGAATGCACAGACTATGGCCTACAACATCACACCCCTGCGTAGGGCCACAGTGGAGTGTGTGAAAGATCAG TTTGGCTTCATTAACTATGAAGTAGGAGATAGCAAGAAGCTCTTTTTCCATGTGAAAGAAGTTCAGGATGGTGTTGAGCTACAGGCAGGAGATGAGGTGGAATTCTCGGTGATTCTTAATCAGCGTACTGGCAAATGCAGCGCCTGTAATGTTTGGCGAGTCTg CGAAGGCCCCAAGACTGTTGCAGCTCCAAGACCTGATCGGTTGGTCAATCGCTTGAAGAACATCACCCTGGATGATGCCAGTGCTCCTCGCCTAATGGTTCTTCGTCAGCCAAGGGGACCAGATAACTCAATG gGATTTGGTGCCGAAAGAAAGATCCGTCAAGCTGGTGTCATTGACTAA
- the CSDE1 gene encoding cold shock domain-containing protein E1 isoform X4: MENVFTVSSDPHPPPAVPPSLSLPLSSSSTSSGTKKQKRTPAYQRSMSFDPNLLHNNGHNGYPNGTSAALRETGVIEKLLTSYGFIQCSERQARLFFHCSQYNGNLQDLKVGDDVEFEVSSDRRTGKPIAVKLVKIKPEILPEERMNGQEVFYLTYTPEDVEGNVQLETGDKINFVIDNNKHTGAVSARNIMLLKKKQTRCQGVVCAMKEAFGFIERGDVVKEIFFHYSEFKGDLEFLQPGDDVEFTIKDRNGKEVATDVRLLPQGTVIFEDISIEHFEGTVTKVIPKVPSKNQNDPLPGRIKVDFVIPKELPFGDKDTKSKVTLLEGDHVRFNISTDRRDKLERATNIEVLSNTFQFTNEAREMGVIAAMRDGFGFIKCVDRDARMFFHFSEILDGNQLHIADEVEFTVVPDMLSAQRNHAIRIKKLPKGTVSFHSHPDHRFLGTVEKEATFSNPKTTSPNKGKEKEAEDGIIAYDDCGVKLTIAFQAKDVEGSAPPQIGDKVEFSISDKQRPGQQMAACVRLIVRNSSSKRFLGYVAALKDNFGFIETANHDKEIFFHYSEFSGDVDSLELGDMVEYSLSKGKGNKISAEKVNKTHSVNGITEEADPTIYSGKVIRPLRSVDPTQTEYQGMIEIVEEGDMKGEVYPFGIVGMANKGDCLQKGESVKFQLCVLGQNAQTMAYNITPLRRATVECVKDQFGFINYEVGDSKKLFFHVKEVQDGVELQAGDEVEFSVILNQRTGKCSACNVWRVCEGPKTVAAPRPDRLVNRLKNITLDDASAPRLMVLRQPRGPDNSMGFGAERKIRQAGVID; this comes from the exons ATGGAGAACGTTTTTACTGTGTCATCAGATCCTCATCCCCCTCCTGCAGTCCCTCCTTCACTTTCTTTACCTTTATCTTCATCTTCTACCTCATCTGGGACTAAAAAACAAAAGAGGACCCCTGCATATCAGAGATCT aTGAGCTTTGATCCAAACCTTCTCCACAACAATGGACACAATGGGTACCCCAATGGTACTTCAGCAGCACTGCGTGAAACTGGGGTTATTGAAAAACTGCTAACCTCTTACGGATTTATTCAGTGTTCAGAACGTCAAGCTAGACTTTTCTTCCACTGTTCACAGTATAATGGCAACCTGCAGGACTTAAAAGTAGGAG ATGATGTTGAATTTGAAGTATCCTCTGACCGGCGGACtgggaaacccattgctgttaaacTGGTGAAGATAAAACCAGAAATCCTCCCTGAAGAACGAATGAATGGACAA GAAGTGTTTTATCTGACTTATACCCCTGAAGATGTTGAAGGGAATGTTCAGCTGGAGACCggagataaaataaactttgtaATTGATAACAATAAACA tacTGGTGCTGTAAGTGCTCGTAAtattatgctgttgaaaaagaaGCAAACTCGCTGTCAGGGAGTAGTTTGTGCCATGAAG gaGGCGTTTGGCTTTATTGAAAGAGGTGATGTTGTAAAAGAGATATTCTTTCACTATAGTGAATTTAAGGGTGACCTAGAATTCTTACAGCCTGGAGATGATGTGGAGTTCACAATCAAGGACAGAAAT GGTAAAGAAGTTGCAACAGATGTCAGACTATTGCCTCAAGGAACAGTCATTTTTGAAGATATCAGCATTGAACATTTTGAAGGAACTGTAACCAAAGTTATCCCAAAAGTACCCAGTAAAAACCAG AATGACCCATTGCCAGGACGCATCAAAGTTGATTTTGTGATTCCTAAAGAACTTCCCTTTGGAGACAAAGATACAAAATCCAAGGTGACCCTTCTGGAAGGTGACCATGTTAGGTTTAATATTTCAACAGACCGACGTGATAAATTAGAGCGAGCAACCAATATAGAAGTTCTATCAAatacatttcagttcactaatgaagCCAGAGAAATG GGTGTGATTGCTGCCATGAGAGATGGTTTTGGTTTCATCAAGTGTGTGGATCGTGATGCtcgtatgttcttccacttcagtgaaattttggATGGGAACCAGCTCCATATTGCAGATGAAGTAGAGTTTACTGTAGTTCCT GATATGCTCTCTGCCCAAAGAAATCATGCTATTAGGATTAAAAAACTTCCCAAGGGCACGGTTTCGTTTCATTCCCATCCAGATCATCGTTTTCTGGGCACTGTAGAAAAAGAAGCCACTTTTTCCAATCCCAAAACCACTAGCCCAAATAAAGGCAAAGAGAAG GAGGCTGAGGATGGCATTATTGCCTATGATGATTGTGGGGTGAAACTGACTATTGCTTTTCAAGCCAAGGATGTGGAAGGATCTGCTCCTCCTCAAATAGGAGATAAG GTTGAATTTAGTATTAGTGACAAACAGAGGCCCGGTCAGCAGATGGCTGCTTGTGTGCGACTTATAGTTCGTAATTCCAGCTCCAAGAGGTTCTTGGGTTATGTGGCAGCGCTGAAGGATAATTTTGGATTTATTGAAACAGCTAATCATGATAAGGAAATCTTCTTCCATTACAG TGAGTTCTCTGGTGATGTCGATAGCCTGGAATTGGGGGACATGGTTGAGTATAGCTTGTCCAAAGGCAAGGGCAACAAAATCAGTGCAGaaaaagtgaataaaacacaCTCAG TGAATGGTATTACTGAAGAAGCTGATCCCACTATCTACTCTGGTAAAGTCATTCGCCCCCTGAGGAGTGTTGATCCAACACAGACTGAGTACCAAGGAATGATTGAGATTGTGGAAGAGG GGGATATGAAAGGTGAGGTATATCCATTTGGCATAGTTGGGATGGCCAACAAAGGGGATTGCCTGCAGAAAGGGGAGAGTGTCAAGTTCCAGTTGTGTGTCCTGGGCCAGAATGCACAGACTATGGCCTACAACATCACACCCCTGCGTAGGGCCACAGTGGAGTGTGTGAAAGATCAG TTTGGCTTCATTAACTATGAAGTAGGAGATAGCAAGAAGCTCTTTTTCCATGTGAAAGAAGTTCAGGATGGTGTTGAGCTACAGGCAGGAGATGAGGTGGAATTCTCGGTGATTCTTAATCAGCGTACTGGCAAATGCAGCGCCTGTAATGTTTGGCGAGTCTg CGAAGGCCCCAAGACTGTTGCAGCTCCAAGACCTGATCGGTTGGTCAATCGCTTGAAGAACATCACCCTGGATGATGCCAGTGCTCCTCGCCTAATGGTTCTTCGTCAGCCAAGGGGACCAGATAACTCAATG gGATTTGGTGCCGAAAGAAAGATCCGTCAAGCTGGTGTCATTGACTAA
- the CSDE1 gene encoding cold shock domain-containing protein E1 isoform X2, translating into MSFDPNLLHNNGHNGYPNGTSAALRETGVIEKLLTSYGFIQCSERQARLFFHCSQYNGNLQDLKVGDDVEFEVSSDRRTGKPIAVKLVKIKPEILPEERMNGQEVFYLTYTPEDVEGNVQLETGDKINFVIDNNKHTGAVSARNIMLLKKKQTRCQGVVCAMKEAFGFIERGDVVKEIFFHYSEFKGDLEFLQPGDDVEFTIKDRNGKEVATDVRLLPQGTVIFEDISIEHFEGTVTKVIPKVPSKNQNDPLPGRIKVDFVIPKELPFGDKDTKSKVTLLEGDHVRFNISTDRRDKLERATNIEVLSNTFQFTNEAREMGVIAAMRDGFGFIKCVDRDARMFFHFSEILDGNQLHIADEVEFTVVPDMLSAQRNHAIRIKKLPKGTVSFHSHPDHRFLGTVEKEATFSNPKTTSPNKGKEKEAEDGIIAYDDCGVKLTIAFQAKDVEGSAPPQIGDKVEFSISDKQRPGQQMAACVRLIVRNSSSKRFLGYVAALKDNFGFIETANHDKEIFFHYSEFSGDVDSLELGDMVEYSLSKGKGNKISAEKVNKTHSVNGITEEADPTIYSGKVIRPLRSVDPTQTEYQGMIEIVEEGDMKGEVYPFGIVGMANKGDCLQKGESVKFQLCVLGQNAQTMAYNITPLRRATVECVKDQFGFINYEVGDSKKLFFHVKEVQDGVELQAGDEVEFSVILNQRTGKCSACNVWRVCEGPKTVAAPRPDRLVNRLKNITLDDASAPRLMVLRQPRGPDNSMGFGAERKIRQAGVID; encoded by the exons aTGAGCTTTGATCCAAACCTTCTCCACAACAATGGACACAATGGGTACCCCAATGGTACTTCAGCAGCACTGCGTGAAACTGGGGTTATTGAAAAACTGCTAACCTCTTACGGATTTATTCAGTGTTCAGAACGTCAAGCTAGACTTTTCTTCCACTGTTCACAGTATAATGGCAACCTGCAGGACTTAAAAGTAGGAG ATGATGTTGAATTTGAAGTATCCTCTGACCGGCGGACtgggaaacccattgctgttaaacTGGTGAAGATAAAACCAGAAATCCTCCCTGAAGAACGAATGAATGGACAA GAAGTGTTTTATCTGACTTATACCCCTGAAGATGTTGAAGGGAATGTTCAGCTGGAGACCggagataaaataaactttgtaATTGATAACAATAAACA tacTGGTGCTGTAAGTGCTCGTAAtattatgctgttgaaaaagaaGCAAACTCGCTGTCAGGGAGTAGTTTGTGCCATGAAG gaGGCGTTTGGCTTTATTGAAAGAGGTGATGTTGTAAAAGAGATATTCTTTCACTATAGTGAATTTAAGGGTGACCTAGAATTCTTACAGCCTGGAGATGATGTGGAGTTCACAATCAAGGACAGAAAT GGTAAAGAAGTTGCAACAGATGTCAGACTATTGCCTCAAGGAACAGTCATTTTTGAAGATATCAGCATTGAACATTTTGAAGGAACTGTAACCAAAGTTATCCCAAAAGTACCCAGTAAAAACCAG AATGACCCATTGCCAGGACGCATCAAAGTTGATTTTGTGATTCCTAAAGAACTTCCCTTTGGAGACAAAGATACAAAATCCAAGGTGACCCTTCTGGAAGGTGACCATGTTAGGTTTAATATTTCAACAGACCGACGTGATAAATTAGAGCGAGCAACCAATATAGAAGTTCTATCAAatacatttcagttcactaatgaagCCAGAGAAATG GGTGTGATTGCTGCCATGAGAGATGGTTTTGGTTTCATCAAGTGTGTGGATCGTGATGCtcgtatgttcttccacttcagtgaaattttggATGGGAACCAGCTCCATATTGCAGATGAAGTAGAGTTTACTGTAGTTCCT GATATGCTCTCTGCCCAAAGAAATCATGCTATTAGGATTAAAAAACTTCCCAAGGGCACGGTTTCGTTTCATTCCCATCCAGATCATCGTTTTCTGGGCACTGTAGAAAAAGAAGCCACTTTTTCCAATCCCAAAACCACTAGCCCAAATAAAGGCAAAGAGAAG GAGGCTGAGGATGGCATTATTGCCTATGATGATTGTGGGGTGAAACTGACTATTGCTTTTCAAGCCAAGGATGTGGAAGGATCTGCTCCTCCTCAAATAGGAGATAAG GTTGAATTTAGTATTAGTGACAAACAGAGGCCCGGTCAGCAGATGGCTGCTTGTGTGCGACTTATAGTTCGTAATTCCAGCTCCAAGAGGTTCTTGGGTTATGTGGCAGCGCTGAAGGATAATTTTGGATTTATTGAAACAGCTAATCATGATAAGGAAATCTTCTTCCATTACAG TGAGTTCTCTGGTGATGTCGATAGCCTGGAATTGGGGGACATGGTTGAGTATAGCTTGTCCAAAGGCAAGGGCAACAAAATCAGTGCAGaaaaagtgaataaaacacaCTCAG TGAATGGTATTACTGAAGAAGCTGATCCCACTATCTACTCTGGTAAAGTCATTCGCCCCCTGAGGAGTGTTGATCCAACACAGACTGAGTACCAAGGAATGATTGAGATTGTGGAAGAGG GGGATATGAAAGGTGAGGTATATCCATTTGGCATAGTTGGGATGGCCAACAAAGGGGATTGCCTGCAGAAAGGGGAGAGTGTCAAGTTCCAGTTGTGTGTCCTGGGCCAGAATGCACAGACTATGGCCTACAACATCACACCCCTGCGTAGGGCCACAGTGGAGTGTGTGAAAGATCAG TTTGGCTTCATTAACTATGAAGTAGGAGATAGCAAGAAGCTCTTTTTCCATGTGAAAGAAGTTCAGGATGGTGTTGAGCTACAGGCAGGAGATGAGGTGGAATTCTCGGTGATTCTTAATCAGCGTACTGGCAAATGCAGCGCCTGTAATGTTTGGCGAGTCTg CGAAGGCCCCAAGACTGTTGCAGCTCCAAGACCTGATCGGTTGGTCAATCGCTTGAAGAACATCACCCTGGATGATGCCAGTGCTCCTCGCCTAATGGTTCTTCGTCAGCCAAGGGGACCAGATAACTCAATG gGATTTGGTGCCGAAAGAAAGATCCGTCAAGCTGGTGTCATTGACTAA
- the CSDE1 gene encoding cold shock domain-containing protein E1 isoform X1, whose amino-acid sequence MSFDPNLLHNNGHNGYPNGTSAALRETGVIEKLLTSYGFIQCSERQARLFFHCSQYNGNLQDLKVGDDVEFEVSSDRRTGKPIAVKLVKIKPEILPEERMNGQVVCAVPHNLESKSPAAPGQSPTGSVCYERNGEVFYLTYTPEDVEGNVQLETGDKINFVIDNNKHTGAVSARNIMLLKKKQTRCQGVVCAMKEAFGFIERGDVVKEIFFHYSEFKGDLEFLQPGDDVEFTIKDRNGKEVATDVRLLPQGTVIFEDISIEHFEGTVTKVIPKVPSKNQNDPLPGRIKVDFVIPKELPFGDKDTKSKVTLLEGDHVRFNISTDRRDKLERATNIEVLSNTFQFTNEAREMGVIAAMRDGFGFIKCVDRDARMFFHFSEILDGNQLHIADEVEFTVVPDMLSAQRNHAIRIKKLPKGTVSFHSHPDHRFLGTVEKEATFSNPKTTSPNKGKEKEAEDGIIAYDDCGVKLTIAFQAKDVEGSAPPQIGDKVEFSISDKQRPGQQMAACVRLIVRNSSSKRFLGYVAALKDNFGFIETANHDKEIFFHYSEFSGDVDSLELGDMVEYSLSKGKGNKISAEKVNKTHSVNGITEEADPTIYSGKVIRPLRSVDPTQTEYQGMIEIVEEGDMKGEVYPFGIVGMANKGDCLQKGESVKFQLCVLGQNAQTMAYNITPLRRATVECVKDQFGFINYEVGDSKKLFFHVKEVQDGVELQAGDEVEFSVILNQRTGKCSACNVWRVCEGPKTVAAPRPDRLVNRLKNITLDDASAPRLMVLRQPRGPDNSMGFGAERKIRQAGVID is encoded by the exons aTGAGCTTTGATCCAAACCTTCTCCACAACAATGGACACAATGGGTACCCCAATGGTACTTCAGCAGCACTGCGTGAAACTGGGGTTATTGAAAAACTGCTAACCTCTTACGGATTTATTCAGTGTTCAGAACGTCAAGCTAGACTTTTCTTCCACTGTTCACAGTATAATGGCAACCTGCAGGACTTAAAAGTAGGAG ATGATGTTGAATTTGAAGTATCCTCTGACCGGCGGACtgggaaacccattgctgttaaacTGGTGAAGATAAAACCAGAAATCCTCCCTGAAGAACGAATGAATGGACAA GTTGTGTGCGCTGTTCCTCACAACTTAGAGAGTAAATCTCCAGCTGCCCCGGGTCAGAGTCCAACAGGGAGTGTATGCTACGAACGTAATGGG GAAGTGTTTTATCTGACTTATACCCCTGAAGATGTTGAAGGGAATGTTCAGCTGGAGACCggagataaaataaactttgtaATTGATAACAATAAACA tacTGGTGCTGTAAGTGCTCGTAAtattatgctgttgaaaaagaaGCAAACTCGCTGTCAGGGAGTAGTTTGTGCCATGAAG gaGGCGTTTGGCTTTATTGAAAGAGGTGATGTTGTAAAAGAGATATTCTTTCACTATAGTGAATTTAAGGGTGACCTAGAATTCTTACAGCCTGGAGATGATGTGGAGTTCACAATCAAGGACAGAAAT GGTAAAGAAGTTGCAACAGATGTCAGACTATTGCCTCAAGGAACAGTCATTTTTGAAGATATCAGCATTGAACATTTTGAAGGAACTGTAACCAAAGTTATCCCAAAAGTACCCAGTAAAAACCAG AATGACCCATTGCCAGGACGCATCAAAGTTGATTTTGTGATTCCTAAAGAACTTCCCTTTGGAGACAAAGATACAAAATCCAAGGTGACCCTTCTGGAAGGTGACCATGTTAGGTTTAATATTTCAACAGACCGACGTGATAAATTAGAGCGAGCAACCAATATAGAAGTTCTATCAAatacatttcagttcactaatgaagCCAGAGAAATG GGTGTGATTGCTGCCATGAGAGATGGTTTTGGTTTCATCAAGTGTGTGGATCGTGATGCtcgtatgttcttccacttcagtgaaattttggATGGGAACCAGCTCCATATTGCAGATGAAGTAGAGTTTACTGTAGTTCCT GATATGCTCTCTGCCCAAAGAAATCATGCTATTAGGATTAAAAAACTTCCCAAGGGCACGGTTTCGTTTCATTCCCATCCAGATCATCGTTTTCTGGGCACTGTAGAAAAAGAAGCCACTTTTTCCAATCCCAAAACCACTAGCCCAAATAAAGGCAAAGAGAAG GAGGCTGAGGATGGCATTATTGCCTATGATGATTGTGGGGTGAAACTGACTATTGCTTTTCAAGCCAAGGATGTGGAAGGATCTGCTCCTCCTCAAATAGGAGATAAG GTTGAATTTAGTATTAGTGACAAACAGAGGCCCGGTCAGCAGATGGCTGCTTGTGTGCGACTTATAGTTCGTAATTCCAGCTCCAAGAGGTTCTTGGGTTATGTGGCAGCGCTGAAGGATAATTTTGGATTTATTGAAACAGCTAATCATGATAAGGAAATCTTCTTCCATTACAG TGAGTTCTCTGGTGATGTCGATAGCCTGGAATTGGGGGACATGGTTGAGTATAGCTTGTCCAAAGGCAAGGGCAACAAAATCAGTGCAGaaaaagtgaataaaacacaCTCAG TGAATGGTATTACTGAAGAAGCTGATCCCACTATCTACTCTGGTAAAGTCATTCGCCCCCTGAGGAGTGTTGATCCAACACAGACTGAGTACCAAGGAATGATTGAGATTGTGGAAGAGG GGGATATGAAAGGTGAGGTATATCCATTTGGCATAGTTGGGATGGCCAACAAAGGGGATTGCCTGCAGAAAGGGGAGAGTGTCAAGTTCCAGTTGTGTGTCCTGGGCCAGAATGCACAGACTATGGCCTACAACATCACACCCCTGCGTAGGGCCACAGTGGAGTGTGTGAAAGATCAG TTTGGCTTCATTAACTATGAAGTAGGAGATAGCAAGAAGCTCTTTTTCCATGTGAAAGAAGTTCAGGATGGTGTTGAGCTACAGGCAGGAGATGAGGTGGAATTCTCGGTGATTCTTAATCAGCGTACTGGCAAATGCAGCGCCTGTAATGTTTGGCGAGTCTg CGAAGGCCCCAAGACTGTTGCAGCTCCAAGACCTGATCGGTTGGTCAATCGCTTGAAGAACATCACCCTGGATGATGCCAGTGCTCCTCGCCTAATGGTTCTTCGTCAGCCAAGGGGACCAGATAACTCAATG gGATTTGGTGCCGAAAGAAAGATCCGTCAAGCTGGTGTCATTGACTAA